TGGACTGCTTTTAGGCTTTCAACTCAACTGGTTGCAAGTGGAGGATGATTGATGTGCACAGTATTTTATTATTGCGCACTAAGAGAGGGAGGACCAGTTGAGACATAAAGCCATCCATACCATTACCTCTTATTCCTTTTCAGATGCAGTCATGTGAACTGAGAATTCTTGTTATGTGTTGAAATATCAAATATAATCGTTTTTATTTTTCAGTTTAAACTTTGCTAGACTATTTTACTTTTTATTTCTCTTTTATTAGAATTAGTAAAGAGAAAGATTAAGATTCATTTACAGCTAGTTTTAAGATTTCTATTAACCACAGAAACATGGGAAGCTTTTAGAAAGGTTGAAAACAAAGATTAGGGGTTAGGAGGCATTGTCTGTGCCTGGACATGTACATGCCAGGCCCATGATTGGTCATGTGGAAGATACATGATTGGATGAATTTTGCTGCAATTTAGTTTTGGGGTCTAACTGTAGCGGCTTGGGCCACTTTCAATGTAAAGGCTTAAACTGAGGGTGCAATGACAGGTTGCAGAAGGTGCCTGGAACAAAGTCATAGCCCTAACCAAGAACCAATGGGGTAATATAACTATCAATTGTTCCTTGCAAACTGCTCCTCAAATACTGCATGTCTTACTTATGCTTGAATAAAAATCGTAACTTATCAATATGGAGATGGATTCGAACATTTGAACAGTCCCAAGAGACTATAAAATATTGCATAAATTGGAAGAATGGTAGAAATTGAGGACTTTAAGTTCCTTCCTCTACCAATCTGTGTAAAAGAAGTGGTTTAAAGCCTCCATTAAAACAGCAGAGAAAGTAATTTCATACAATGTGTTAAGCATCCCTCCACTGGTATCCTGCAATGTAACAAAGCTTGAGATTGATATGTCTATTTGCAGCAAACCTGATAACTTTGACACTTCTTAACCACATTTAAAAGATGTCGCTTTAGAACTCCCCCAAAGGGTTACAAAGTCCTGCAATGTCAATTTAAAGTTTGTGACATCTACTTGTCACAAATAAAGATCTAGGTGGTACGCCaaaaacaagtttttttttctttatcaTATATATAGTAAGTTTATTTCAACTGTAAAATTACAAGTTGCACACTAAAAACACCACAACACAAATCTGTTCATATATACTTTACAGAAACATATTCCAGCAGACAGCACGAGTACAAAACTAATTCTTGCCCTGGTGACAGCTGTTGCCAATTTTCCTGCAGTAACAAATAGCATTAAAAAACCTGCAGTAACAAATAGCACATGGATCACAGCAAGGCAGAGTATGACCGAAACAGGATTCCAAGTGTCGGACACATCTCCTGGGTGAACGCTCTGATCTGTCTATCTCCAGTGCATTGGATATTACCTGCAAGATTAAATTTAAAAGATTAGGAAATCACAGCTGCATACCATTTCTTCATACTGCAGCACTGAATTAATTAACAATTCCATTTAATAGTTAAACACATacaatatacatacacacacagcatACAAATATACAGGATCTGACAAGATCATTTGGTACATCATGTCAGCCAAAAACAAAGCACACAGTTCATTACCTATATCTCTGAATTCTCACCAAATGCCTGTCCAAATCCTTCTTAAAATTACTGATGTTTACCAGCCTTGATAGCCTCCCTGGGCAGCTCTTCCAAACATTCATTACCTTCTGCAGCTTTTTTTTTGAATATTTGTTCTATCCACTCACTTCCCTTCCTACTGAGTGCTATCACAATAATTATTTCTTTCAGGATTCAACTTGTTACTACCTATAAGGATCTTAAATATATTTCAGGATTTTGATGATTTTTCTCAGGACAAAATTGAAAAGAAAAATTACATTTAATGCTGTTTTTTTCTAAACAATGTCCATTCTCTCAAATTTTGTTTTGGAAAAGGCACCCAGACAAAAAGTGGTCTATATGTTAAATGAAAGTGTTTTTCCCCCAGTGATTAATGTCATCAATTTTATGCTTTTCTACCTTAAGGACCAACCTCCTATGCTAAACTGCATTTAAAAGTCTGGGTAAAATGTTCACTATGGACTTCCCTCTATCCAAAAGCTCTATTGCCACCTCAAAGAATTCTAACCAGTTTTCCAGGCATGTTCTTCCTGCTACAAGACCATGGATTATTTCATACATCTCCAGGTGTTTTGCAATACCCTTCCTCAGGATGGTGTCTAAAATTTTACACAGTACAGGTGTCAGGTTCACCAGCTTTTAATTTCCAGGACAGCCCTTTTGTCCTTTTTCACACCAATTCTTTGGTACAACTCCCAATTCAATGATTCCCTGATGTTTCCCACAAGAACATAACCAACTTCATTGGTTGTTTCCTTACGTACTCTTGAGTACAGGCGAGGACCTTGACCAAATCCTCTTTCAGCATCTTCACCATTTCCATCACTTACTTTTCAATAGTTACTATTGTCCTGAATATTTTCAGCTCATTTCTCTGAAAAATCAATCCTTACATCCAGGAGCGAGTCAGTGGCTTCTTCCATGAATGCGGTTATTCTGGATATCTGCCTTTTCCTGCCATCCCAATACCCCATGCCCATACCTCTCAAAGAGAATACTATTTCTTTGGTGCTGGTTACTCCAGATATATTTGTAGAAGCCTTTAGATTTTGCCTTTATATTCCCTTCAATCTCTATCTATTCTTACCCATATAATTTGGCGTCCCATTAGGCACACCATCCacaagcttaaacattcactccctccaccaccggtgcactgtAGCTCTATTGTGTCtatttacaagatacactgcagttcCCAAGGCGACTtcagcagcatctcccaaacctgcgacttccaccacctagaaagacaatgcacatgggaacattatcacctccaagttcccctctaagccacacaccatcccaatTTGGACATATATCATTGTTCTTTCATTGTTGgtaggttaaaatcctggaactgcctccctaacagaactgtgggggtACCTTCAtcagatggactacagcagttcaagaggaaggctcaccaccaccttctcaacgtcaactagggattggcaataaaatgccagccttgctagcaatgcccatatCTCAAGAATGAATTAAATGTGAAAAAAGTCTTCACCCTATCCTTGTAATCTATCACTGAATCTGAAGGTCTAAATTTGAAGAGCGCACTCCTTTTTACCCTTATTCCATGCACTACCTCCGTTGTTTCCTTTATAAATCTTGCAATGTATATTTAAAAGCATCTAGCTCTTGAATATCTGACTGTAGGACATTTAAACCACACTTGCCTAGCTTGTTAGTTGCCACATGAATTACAGCCGCTTTGGCTCCCTTGCCAGAAATTTTGTCTGGAGAGACTTTTCACCTTCAATGTTGACCTTGCTCTATCTCCTATTATTGCCATTTATaaatctgatttaaaaaaaaataaataaacaattACATAGAATATCTCAACCTGATCCTTCAGAAACTTGCTGTCTCATTAATCACACACCCTGTTAAAATCCACCTTTTTACTAATATGAAGTGAGAGTCTGAAAATGTTCAGCTGTTTGAAAGCTGGGCTGTTCTTAATTCTGCTTTACTTTTAACCAAGTCGCATAACTTCGAGAGAAATCACTATTAAAAGAGAGAATATCACAAGAATGTGTACCCAGTTGGGGAGACAAAAGGATAATGGAAGAACTTATTCTAGCTACTGATGCTTTCTTTTTCAATACAAATGAGCCATTTGCATGAAATTTTAAAAACTGCAATTTGTTCTGAAAAGTCGAAACTTATATGTAATAAAATTTTAACCAATTTATCACACAGCAAATGTCATCGAATTTTGCTTTGTTGGTATATGAACATTGTAGTTACCTCAGGATCCAGCATGATGTTCTCTGACATACGACCCTCCTTAAGGAAATCTACTGCTCCATCTAATACAGGTCCTGCCAGTGGACCTGAATTACAGATTCACAACGTTAAAACCGTTTGTAAAATGCTGCACTTTTTTGTTTATGCAAGGGCAAATTTGAAACTTGATTTGGTCGATTCAATAAATCTTACTAAAAATTAACTCTTGCAAATCATTCATTTTTTCTCGACTTGAACAATTGTTATAGCTTAAAATAATGACAGCCAGATAAAAGAATTATGTTTCGTACCATCAACATTTTCCCAGCTGAATATTGTGGGAGAAATCGAAAAGGACAAATGGGAAGGCACAAAACAAGACTGATAGAAGCAAGAGAAAAATGCCAGAATGAAATcagaaaaactgacaaattcagAAGAGCGGAGGAAAAAACAGAGGGGAAGAGAGACAGTATCGTCTTGTGTGCAATAGCATAGGAGATCCACCAATTGGTAAATTAACTTGGTTAGTTGTCAGTTGATACATTTGAAGTTAACAGAATACAAAAATAATACAGGTCCCCCATTGGAGCCATGAACCCATTCACTGTTCTGCGTTCCTTAGACTGCAAAAATGCAACTACAAGCAATTCCATTCCCACAGCCTTTTTAAGCGGTGGATATTTACTCACTTGAACAGCCTGCCCCCAAGATTAACGCAGTCAGTGCAGAGTTCGATAGAAACTGTTAAAACACACCTGCGGCTGACATTTGTGGTTTAACCCTGCTCAGAAGAGCAAGGTTAGTGTATGTAGCTGCATTCCGCACGGCGCTGGAATCCAACTCATCCGCTGAAGTTCTGGTAGAACCAGAGGTGAAAACGATCTGAACCATCTGCAGAACCCAGCAGCACAGCAACACGGCGTTAAACATGATACCTAGGAGGTAAAGGCACAAAATTCAGCTGGAAGAAACACCCAAGTCCGAGCCACAATTCTATTTCTATCGACAACACTGCATAAAAAGGTTAATTTATCTTTCATAAAGTGCATATGCTAAAGTTTGATTTAAGAGACCACTTCCAATAAATAACCTTCAGTTACCAAAGAATATTTGAAAAAATCAAAAGCAAACTTTTTGTCCAGACACTGGTTGCTGAGAAATGCTTCTGCTTTTGGGAAGCTGTGCTCAGAGCCTGGGGTTTATATCCACTGGATTCACTTCAGCGTCACTATGACGCCATCATTAAAGGAGGAGGAGTGGTATTTGTACTCACCTCACTCAACGTTCAAAAGGTtgaaggttcaagccccactccagcctgacacttcagtacagtactgagggagtgctccactgccagaggcattggactgaattttataagcccgcggCGAAAAAGGaatcgcggcggctcatttaaatagccggggcaggctgaCCACCACCCccgccgatcacgtggagggggtgggctgtctgtccccagcaacggtgtcaactgcctgtgcgcaggcgctgatgccattcagccctaccgggaaatttaaatatttaaagggaaattgaattaaaataaatataaacatctcttttgcccctctcccacccccaataacaattaaattaattattttccctccgcccccaaacacttacctttaccatctgagctCCTCCCCGCCTGCAAAATccacaaactttcaacttcaacccttcccaccgtcctctacacccatgatgctgatttgaccccatttcccaccccccccaccctgataaacttacttcctcccccctcGCCACAAGTAtttcacctcgtttccccggacaggatTCTGAAGGCGTGGCAGTGCCAGCCACTGGGATGAAGATCGCGACGCGCCATCAGGAGGAGGTGTGAGATTcattaattcaattattttaatttatttaactatttaaattgcagtcccgtcgccaagcggagtgggggatggccaccaccaggcctcgctgctgccggtaatatcaggccgggccctgccagcgtcgagaTCTATAGTGGGCCTcacccggggccatcttcaggacccccctccccccccccccccccccccaccgccataaATCCCGACATCGAGtgttccttaaaatccagcccatcatctttcatatgaaacattaaaccaaagccccatctgcacTGGGTAGTGTAAAAGGTCCTGTGGCATGATTCGAAGAGCATGGGAGCTCTCCCTAGTGTCcagactaatatttatccctcaatcaatgtcactaaaacagattacctagtcATTCATTTTAACATCGCAAAGTGTGAGGTTGTGCATTTTGGTACGAACAATAAGTCAGTCTTGTTCTCTGTTTGATTATACAATGCAGCATTCTATTTGCCTTATTAATTGATGCTAAACACCATGAAACTCTATGAATACTTCTGGATCTTTTTCAACTTCACTCTCAGCTATTTTGAGACCATTCAGGGATTACTTATGACACctgttacgatcagatgaggaggggttgaagggctcccctcttgtccctctccttgtttgaccacaacaagtttatttctttttttcaagtagat
This sequence is a window from Heterodontus francisci isolate sHetFra1 chromosome 17, sHetFra1.hap1, whole genome shotgun sequence. Protein-coding genes within it:
- the agrp gene encoding agouti-related protein; its protein translation is MFNAVLLCCWVLQMVQIVFTSGSTRTSADELDSSAVRNAATYTNLALLSRVKPQMSAAGPLAGPVLDGAVDFLKEGRMSENIMLDPEVISNALEIDRSERSPRRCVRHLESCFGHTLPCCDPCAICYCRFFNAICYCRKIGNSCHQGKN